One window from the genome of Alkalihalobacillus sp. LMS6 encodes:
- a CDS encoding YlzJ-like family protein: MILYTMTPPEQVFATDQEAYNKQMTVPCEAGSLMVEQQEDGEYRIIRLLSSDPNAFLNPAYEPGTILSSTLRY, encoded by the coding sequence ATGATTTTGTATACAATGACGCCTCCAGAACAAGTTTTTGCAACCGACCAAGAAGCGTATAACAAGCAAATGACGGTACCTTGTGAAGCAGGATCATTAATGGTTGAACAACAAGAAGATGGTGAGTATCGCATCATTCGCTTGCTTTCAAGTGACCCTAATGCTTTTTTAAATCCTGCCTATGAACCAGGGACAATTTTATCCAGTACCCTACGCTATTAA
- a CDS encoding ClpP family protease, which translates to MADEQQPAAEPTKPKEEKGSLVEKIQALGQTGVPDMGQTNIHCMTVVGQIEGHMQLPPQNKTTKYEHMIPQLVAVEQNPKIEGLLIILNTVGGDVEAGLALSEMIASISKPTVTLVLGGGHSIGVPIATAANYSYIAQTATMTIHPVRLTGLVIGVPQTFEYLDKMQDRVINFVTHHSSITEDKFKELMFSKGNLTRDIGTNVIGTDAVEYGLINEVGGIGQAIKKLNQLIDEQKSSEVVQ; encoded by the coding sequence ATGGCAGATGAACAACAACCAGCAGCAGAACCAACCAAACCAAAAGAAGAAAAAGGTTCCTTAGTGGAGAAAATTCAAGCATTAGGTCAAACCGGTGTGCCAGACATGGGTCAAACGAATATTCATTGTATGACAGTTGTTGGACAAATTGAAGGGCATATGCAGCTGCCCCCGCAAAATAAAACAACAAAGTATGAGCATATGATTCCGCAACTTGTTGCAGTTGAACAAAACCCGAAAATTGAAGGATTATTGATTATTTTAAATACAGTCGGTGGGGATGTCGAAGCAGGGCTTGCTCTTTCAGAAATGATTGCATCTATTTCAAAACCAACCGTTACCTTGGTGCTAGGTGGAGGACATTCTATCGGTGTGCCAATCGCAACGGCAGCGAATTATTCATACATTGCCCAAACTGCAACAATGACGATTCATCCGGTTCGATTAACAGGACTTGTTATTGGTGTACCGCAAACTTTTGAATACCTTGATAAAATGCAAGACCGCGTGATTAACTTTGTTACTCATCATTCCTCGATCACGGAAGATAAGTTTAAGGAATTAATGTTCTCAAAAGGGAACTTAACACGTGATATTGGCACAAATGTAATCGGAACCGATGCGGTCGAATATGGCTTAATTAATGAAGTCGGCGGAATTGGTCAAGCAATAAAAAAACTAAACCAATTAATTGATGAACAAAAATCATCGGAGGTCGTGCAATGA
- a CDS encoding ribonuclease J, whose product MSKQEIDKGKVRVFALGGVGEIGKNMYGIEVDEDIVVVDAGLMFPDDDMLGVDIVIPDVSYLVENEERVKGIILTHGHEDHIGGLSYVLKKINVPVYGTKLTLGLVEEKLKEAGIHKETTLRLIDSNSRVKLGKTPVTFFRTSHSIPDCVGVCVETPQGAVVHTGDFKFDQTPVDGKHAEIGKMAAIGQKGVLCLLSDSTNAERPGTTKSEAEVGVGIKDVFARTSGRLIVTSFASNVHRLQQVIQATVAANRKLSIVGKSMVRVITIASKLGYLKMPKDLVIDIDEVNRYKPEQVVILTTGSQGEPMSALTRMARGAHRHITITDNDTVIIAASAIPGNEKSVSTVIDQLHRIGADVVYGSQAVHASGHGSQEELKLMLNLMRPKFFLPIHGEIRMQHAHRELGVGVGIKPERIYIVEKGEVVEFSNKQARRAGKVPSGHVLIDGLGVGDVGNIVLRDRRLLSKDGILVVVVTLNKKTSTIVSGPNIISRGFVYVRESEALLEQSNELVSSILQKCVTENVSEWSSLKSNIREGLSRFLFDKTKRRPMILPIIMEV is encoded by the coding sequence TTGTCTAAGCAAGAAATAGATAAAGGAAAAGTGCGGGTATTCGCCCTAGGTGGCGTTGGAGAAATTGGAAAGAATATGTACGGAATTGAAGTAGATGAAGACATCGTTGTTGTGGATGCTGGATTAATGTTCCCAGATGACGACATGCTTGGTGTTGATATTGTCATTCCAGATGTTTCGTATCTTGTTGAAAATGAAGAAAGAGTAAAAGGAATTATTTTAACACACGGCCATGAGGATCACATTGGAGGATTATCTTATGTCCTTAAGAAAATTAATGTACCTGTTTATGGCACGAAACTAACATTAGGCCTTGTGGAGGAAAAATTAAAAGAAGCAGGCATTCATAAAGAAACAACGCTTCGTTTAATCGATTCTAATTCAAGAGTGAAATTAGGGAAGACGCCTGTTACATTTTTCCGTACAAGCCATAGTATTCCGGATTGTGTAGGTGTTTGTGTAGAAACCCCGCAAGGTGCAGTCGTACACACTGGAGACTTTAAATTTGATCAAACGCCTGTAGACGGAAAACATGCTGAAATTGGAAAGATGGCTGCGATTGGCCAAAAAGGTGTGCTTTGCTTGTTGTCAGATTCAACAAATGCGGAGCGTCCTGGTACGACAAAATCAGAAGCTGAAGTAGGTGTAGGCATTAAAGATGTATTTGCTCGTACTTCAGGTCGATTAATCGTCACCTCATTTGCTTCGAATGTGCACCGCTTACAGCAAGTGATTCAAGCAACGGTGGCTGCAAATCGTAAACTCTCCATTGTTGGTAAGAGTATGGTGCGTGTTATTACGATTGCATCAAAGTTAGGGTATTTAAAAATGCCTAAGGATTTAGTGATCGATATTGACGAGGTGAATCGCTACAAGCCTGAACAAGTTGTTATTTTAACAACGGGAAGTCAAGGCGAGCCCATGTCTGCTTTAACACGGATGGCACGAGGTGCACACCGTCATATTACGATTACGGACAACGATACTGTCATTATTGCAGCTTCTGCGATTCCGGGGAACGAAAAAAGCGTTTCAACTGTGATCGATCAGCTTCACAGAATTGGTGCAGATGTTGTATATGGCTCACAAGCAGTGCATGCTTCAGGTCACGGCTCGCAGGAAGAACTAAAATTAATGCTTAACTTGATGCGTCCGAAATTCTTCTTACCGATTCACGGTGAAATTCGTATGCAGCACGCACACCGAGAGTTAGGGGTAGGTGTAGGAATAAAACCTGAGCGCATTTACATCGTGGAAAAAGGAGAAGTTGTAGAGTTCTCAAACAAGCAAGCACGTCGCGCAGGCAAGGTCCCTTCTGGTCATGTATTAATTGATGGCTTAGGCGTCGGCGATGTTGGCAACATTGTTTTAAGAGATCGTCGTTTACTTTCAAAAGATGGTATTTTAGTTGTGGTCGTCACGCTTAATAAAAAGACAAGCACGATTGTATCAGGACCGAACATAATTTCACGTGGATTCGTTTATGTGAGAGAATCAGAGGCCTTGTTAGAGCAATCGAACGAACTAGTTTCATCCATTTTGCAAAAATGTGTGACGGAAAATGTGAGTGAGTGGTCGAGCTTAAAGAGCAACATTCGTGAAGGATTAAGCCGATTCCTATTCGATAAAACAAAACGTCGTCCGATGATTTTGCCAATCATTATGGAAGTGTAA
- a CDS encoding pitrilysin family protein: protein MKPIEYKQLEETLYHEQLDNGLDVYILPKKGFHKTFATFTTKYGSIDNHFTPLGEKERVRVPDGIAHFLEHKMFESEEGDVFHTFGKQGASANAFTSFTRTAYLFSSTTNVNENLTTLLDFVQHPYFTDESVEKEKGIIEQEITMYDDNPDWRAYFGTIENMYKAHPVKIDIAGTVPSINDITKEDLYTCYHTFYHPNNMLLFIVGSVEPEEVMKLVRDNQSSKSFPEPESIDRAFPDEPTEVDQGTNVLHMPVQTPKVFIGFKETKPDRQGQELLQYELSLNVLLDLMFGPSSEAYERLYEQGIADDSFSFDHTSEKGFGFSIIGGESQQPEELIALVEETIASFKNGSLNEDDTGRALKKKIGGFLKALNSPEFIANEFTRYRFNDMDLFEVLPTLERLTAKDLEEVLHAHFRDETKTTLIVKDDQQK, encoded by the coding sequence ATGAAACCAATTGAATATAAACAGTTAGAAGAGACGCTTTACCATGAGCAATTAGATAACGGGTTAGATGTGTATATATTGCCGAAAAAGGGTTTCCATAAAACGTTTGCTACATTCACAACGAAATATGGCTCAATTGATAACCACTTTACACCGCTTGGTGAAAAAGAGCGCGTTCGTGTACCAGATGGGATTGCCCATTTTCTAGAACATAAAATGTTTGAAAGCGAAGAAGGCGATGTCTTCCATACATTTGGCAAACAAGGGGCATCGGCGAATGCGTTCACGAGTTTTACCCGAACAGCTTATTTGTTTTCAAGTACGACAAATGTCAATGAAAATTTAACGACGCTATTAGATTTCGTTCAGCACCCTTACTTTACTGATGAATCGGTAGAAAAAGAAAAAGGAATTATCGAACAGGAAATTACGATGTATGACGATAACCCTGATTGGCGTGCGTATTTCGGTACCATTGAAAATATGTACAAAGCCCACCCTGTAAAAATTGATATAGCAGGAACGGTGCCTTCTATTAACGACATTACAAAAGAAGATTTGTACACATGCTACCATACGTTTTACCACCCAAATAATATGCTTCTTTTTATCGTTGGTTCGGTTGAGCCTGAAGAAGTGATGAAACTTGTGCGCGACAATCAAAGCAGCAAGTCGTTTCCAGAACCAGAGTCTATTGATCGTGCCTTTCCAGATGAGCCTACAGAAGTTGATCAAGGGACGAATGTTTTGCATATGCCTGTTCAAACACCAAAGGTATTTATCGGCTTTAAAGAAACAAAACCTGATCGTCAAGGGCAAGAATTGCTTCAATATGAGCTGTCTTTAAATGTACTATTGGATCTTATGTTTGGGCCGAGCTCAGAAGCTTACGAGCGCCTCTATGAACAAGGTATAGCAGATGATTCGTTTTCATTTGACCATACTTCTGAAAAAGGGTTTGGATTCTCCATTATTGGTGGAGAAAGTCAACAGCCTGAGGAGTTGATTGCTCTTGTCGAAGAGACGATTGCATCTTTTAAAAATGGGTCTTTAAATGAGGATGATACTGGGCGCGCATTGAAGAAAAAAATTGGCGGGTTTCTAAAAGCATTAAATTCTCCTGAATTCATTGCAAATGAATTTACACGCTACCGTTTTAACGACATGGATTTGTTCGAAGTTCTACCAACTTTAGAACGTCTGACAGCAAAAGATCTTGAAGAGGTTTTACACGCCCATTTTCGTGATGAAACAAAAACAACATTGATTGTGAAAGATGATCAACAAAAATGA
- the dapA gene encoding 4-hydroxy-tetrahydrodipicolinate synthase yields the protein MVTPFDEKGEIDFSACERLIDHLIATGTDVLVVAGTTGESPYLTADDCQKLFHFCVEYVAGRVPIVAGTGTNSTKSTVERTRMADAAGVDAIMLVTPYYNKPSQDGLYAHFEHVASKTSLPVMLYNVPSRTGCHLQAETVIRLAEIENIAAIKEASGDLEQIAAIIERTPDSFAVYSGDDGLTLPVLAIGGDGIVSVAAHVIGDEMKQMVEAFLSGQKEEAATAHRQLLPVMKTMFLAPNPSCVKYALNQMGVAVGEVQLPLIPLNDMEKKQVDMVLGSLSTIKK from the coding sequence ATGGTCACGCCGTTTGATGAAAAAGGAGAAATCGATTTTTCAGCATGTGAACGGTTGATTGATCATTTAATTGCAACAGGAACAGATGTGTTAGTTGTCGCCGGAACAACGGGAGAATCTCCTTATTTGACCGCCGACGATTGCCAAAAACTTTTTCATTTTTGTGTGGAGTATGTTGCTGGTCGTGTGCCTATTGTCGCTGGTACAGGAACAAATTCAACAAAATCAACTGTTGAGCGCACACGAATGGCAGATGCTGCAGGTGTAGATGCGATCATGCTAGTTACGCCATACTACAATAAACCATCACAAGACGGACTTTATGCACATTTTGAGCATGTTGCCTCAAAAACATCCCTTCCGGTAATGCTTTACAATGTTCCTAGTCGAACAGGCTGTCATTTACAAGCGGAAACCGTTATACGTCTAGCCGAAATTGAAAACATCGCAGCTATTAAAGAAGCGAGCGGGGATCTTGAACAGATTGCAGCGATTATTGAGAGAACGCCTGATTCATTTGCTGTTTATAGTGGAGATGACGGCTTAACACTTCCAGTCCTAGCTATTGGTGGAGATGGAATCGTTTCAGTCGCCGCGCACGTAATTGGTGATGAGATGAAGCAAATGGTTGAAGCCTTTCTGTCTGGTCAAAAAGAAGAGGCAGCAACCGCTCATCGTCAATTGCTACCAGTCATGAAAACGATGTTTTTGGCACCAAACCCTTCATGTGTCAAATATGCATTAAATCAAATGGGGGTAGCGGTAGGTGAGGTACAGCTACCACTCATTCCTTTAAATGATATGGAAAAAAAGCAAGTTGACATGGTGCTAGGATCCTTGTCGACAATAAAAAAATAA
- a CDS encoding SDR family oxidoreductase: MKRILVVGATGAIGEAICRSLQSPSTCLYVHYFRNRTKAQAICQSLTGDAYPVQADLSQASGVGTLMKQLFHAPDTVVYCAGQSSPQLLQDVTDEEIDKTLCLHLTNVIKLTRAVLPQMIRNQAGVITLVTSIWGLEGASMESVYAAAKSGVHGLIKSVAKEAGRSNVRINGVAPGAIQTDMLSIYSKEELVELAEDIPAGRLGKAEEVADAVSFLSQARASYINGQILSVNGAWHC; encoded by the coding sequence ATGAAACGTATTCTCGTAGTTGGAGCGACAGGGGCAATTGGTGAAGCCATCTGTCGCTCTTTACAATCACCGTCAACTTGTTTGTACGTACATTATTTTCGCAATCGAACAAAAGCACAAGCTATTTGTCAATCGCTAACTGGTGACGCCTATCCTGTTCAGGCAGATTTAAGTCAAGCAAGTGGTGTAGGTACTCTGATGAAACAACTCTTCCACGCTCCAGATACTGTAGTTTATTGTGCAGGTCAATCATCGCCCCAGCTTCTTCAAGATGTAACCGACGAGGAAATCGATAAAACGCTATGTCTTCATTTAACGAATGTAATCAAGCTCACACGTGCTGTTCTCCCGCAAATGATCCGAAACCAAGCCGGCGTCATTACCCTTGTTACCTCCATATGGGGACTTGAAGGTGCGAGCATGGAAAGTGTGTATGCCGCTGCAAAAAGTGGCGTGCATGGGTTAATAAAAAGTGTAGCGAAAGAAGCAGGTCGTAGTAATGTGCGTATTAACGGTGTAGCCCCTGGCGCCATTCAAACAGACATGCTCTCCATTTATTCAAAAGAAGAGCTGGTTGAACTAGCCGAAGACATTCCTGCTGGACGACTAGGCAAAGCGGAGGAAGTTGCAGACGCTGTTTCATTTTTAAGTCAAGCGCGAGCTTCTTACATAAATGGACAGATTTTATCTGTTAATGGCGCGTGGCATTGTTAA
- a CDS encoding DUF3388 domain-containing protein, whose protein sequence is MKEWYFEYQLHENRPGILGDISSLLGMLSINIVTINGIDDTRRGMLLRSSDDDNVKRFKAILHTIGSVTVTKFREPRVRDRLAIRHGRYIERNVTEKKTFRFIRRELGLLVDFMAEMMKRDEHYLIGIRGMPRVGKTESVVAASVCANKRWSFISSTLLRQTVRSQLAEDEMDGDNIFIIDGIVSTMRATEKHRLLVDDIMRLPAVKVVEHPDIFIRETEYELEDFDCIIELRNDDNEEITYDVVEPGFSSFDIS, encoded by the coding sequence GTGAAAGAATGGTATTTTGAGTACCAACTACATGAAAACCGGCCAGGAATTCTTGGAGATATTTCTTCTCTTCTTGGTATGCTTTCAATCAACATTGTAACGATTAACGGCATTGATGATACACGAAGAGGCATGTTACTTCGAAGTTCTGATGATGACAATGTAAAACGATTTAAAGCAATCTTACATACGATTGGCAGCGTAACAGTAACAAAGTTTCGCGAGCCGCGCGTGCGAGATCGATTAGCGATTCGACACGGACGCTATATTGAACGGAATGTAACGGAAAAGAAAACGTTTCGCTTTATTCGGCGGGAATTAGGTCTTCTTGTTGATTTTATGGCCGAGATGATGAAACGAGACGAGCACTACTTGATTGGAATTCGCGGAATGCCAAGGGTAGGTAAGACAGAATCAGTTGTAGCAGCAAGCGTATGTGCGAATAAGCGATGGTCCTTTATTTCCTCGACGTTGCTTAGACAAACCGTGCGAAGCCAGCTAGCTGAAGATGAAATGGATGGAGACAATATTTTCATTATTGATGGAATTGTCTCAACCATGCGGGCAACGGAAAAACATCGTTTACTCGTTGATGATATTATGCGCTTACCGGCTGTAAAAGTGGTAGAGCATCCGGATATTTTTATTCGTGAGACAGAGTATGAACTCGAAGACTTTGACTGTATCATTGAGTTACGTAACGATGATAATGAAGAAATCACGTATGATGTCGTTGAACCAGGTTTTTCTTCATTTGATATTAGTTAA
- a CDS encoding pitrilysin family protein: protein MTDIQVKSMEQNGLHLHLGATDKFKTISMMLMIHAPLEEETVTARALIPHILQGGTKHYPNRKKLKQKLEDMYGATLTSDVQKKGENQVITFRLDVAAEQFLSDNSTSLFEEALSLLHELLYQPVLEKGAFLSQIVDQEKRALKQRIASIYDDKMRYANVRITEEMFKHESYRLAPYGREKDLASLTPQSLYEAYETMMERDRFDLYIIGSFAEDDIKEKVREVFTASRQLSGEMIPTTASEHVKDVNVVHDAQKVKQGKLHLGYRTHSTFRDDDYEAARVGNALFGGFPSSKLFMNVREKESLAYYAASQIESHKGVLMVLSGIEFDKYERAVEIIQEQEQAMKNGDFTDEEVEQAKGMLLNQAFEAMDAPRGIVELSYHEIIANHKRSIQERIENIKKVTKEDVVRAVNKWELDTIYFLKGQGDEA, encoded by the coding sequence TTGACGGATATACAAGTAAAATCAATGGAACAAAATGGTCTGCACCTTCATTTAGGTGCAACAGATAAATTTAAAACCATCAGTATGATGCTTATGATTCATGCACCTCTGGAGGAAGAAACCGTTACAGCACGGGCGTTAATTCCGCATATTCTTCAAGGTGGCACGAAACATTATCCAAATCGAAAAAAATTAAAGCAAAAGCTTGAAGACATGTATGGAGCGACTCTAACGTCTGATGTTCAGAAGAAAGGGGAGAATCAAGTCATTACGTTTCGACTTGATGTAGCTGCCGAACAATTTTTAAGCGATAATTCTACTTCATTGTTTGAAGAAGCGCTAAGCCTATTGCACGAGTTATTGTATCAGCCTGTGCTTGAAAAAGGTGCATTTCTTTCTCAAATCGTAGATCAGGAAAAACGAGCGTTAAAACAACGAATCGCATCAATTTATGATGACAAAATGCGTTATGCGAATGTACGAATAACAGAAGAGATGTTTAAACATGAGTCTTACCGCTTAGCTCCATACGGAAGAGAAAAAGATCTAGCGTCATTAACACCACAGTCGCTTTATGAAGCGTATGAAACAATGATGGAACGAGATCGTTTTGATTTGTATATTATTGGCTCGTTTGCGGAAGATGACATTAAAGAAAAGGTACGTGAAGTATTTACAGCGTCACGCCAACTGAGCGGGGAAATGATTCCGACAACAGCAAGTGAACATGTGAAAGATGTTAATGTTGTGCACGATGCTCAAAAAGTGAAGCAAGGAAAACTACATCTTGGGTATCGTACTCATTCCACGTTCCGTGATGACGATTATGAAGCAGCTCGGGTAGGAAATGCACTATTTGGAGGCTTTCCGTCTTCGAAATTATTTATGAATGTACGGGAAAAAGAAAGTCTTGCTTACTATGCTGCCTCACAAATTGAAAGCCACAAAGGCGTGTTAATGGTGCTTTCAGGCATTGAATTTGATAAATATGAGCGCGCGGTAGAAATTATTCAAGAACAAGAGCAAGCGATGAAAAATGGAGATTTCACCGATGAGGAAGTCGAACAAGCAAAAGGGATGTTGCTGAATCAAGCTTTTGAAGCGATGGATGCCCCTAGAGGAATTGTTGAACTCTCGTATCATGAAATTATTGCAAACCATAAAAGATCGATTCAAGAGCGAATTGAGAACATAAAAAAAGTGACGAAAGAAGATGTTGTCCGCGCAGTGAATAAGTGGGAACTTGACACCATTTACTTTTTAAAAGGACAGGGGGATGAAGCATGA
- a CDS encoding DNA translocase FtsK produces MAKRKKRKKTQWKSQLTFELVGLGLLVISLVTLARLGSVGEAFVRLFRLFLGEWFILLALGFLITALYIMIKRKKPTVWNRQLSGMYTVVLALVIIAHVSLFRQLSVEGTLESGSVIQSTWALFWQELTSGQTEDLGGGMLGAVGYAVSHFLFDNAGTYLLCLMLVIVGAILISGRSLSDMIGKVYRRSYLFITDFIKSTWSDFIQWRRDAKEKMDDERRDKQARTKQKHEEPEQETRDPDRWDSKQEPEIVDFSQREQPADEVPEQASTGAKEKAANQAVSSDQSSEEKEPNEMALLSTDLVNEALSNEAYTLPEFDLLHTPVKPDQLSEKQQLTSNARKLEKTLESFGVKVRVTKVHLGPAVTKYEVNPNVGVKVSKIVNLADDLALALAAKDIRIEAPIPGKSAVGIEVPNQEVAIVSLKEVLSGSMERQHEVLSVGLGRDISGEPVLAPLNKMPHLLVAGATGSGKSVCINGIITSILMKAKPHEVKLMMIDPKMVELNVYNGIPHLLTPVVTEPKKASQALKKVVAEMERRYDLFSHSGTRNLEGYNEYIKRQNEQNEAKQPELPYIVVIVDELADLMMVASGDVEDSIARLAQMARAAGIHMIIATQRPSVDVITGVIKANIPSRIAFGVSSQTDSRTILDSGGAEKLLGRGDMLYLPMGATKPTRIQGAFLSDDEVEKVVSYVVSQQKAQYVEEMEPTAVETQASAPEDALYNDAVDLVIEIGTASVSMLQRRFRIGYTRAARIVDEMEARGVVGPYEGSKPREVLIQNRSDEEATS; encoded by the coding sequence ATGGCAAAACGTAAGAAACGAAAAAAAACACAATGGAAATCACAATTAACGTTTGAGTTGGTTGGATTAGGTCTCCTTGTCATCTCTCTTGTAACACTCGCTCGTTTAGGAAGTGTCGGAGAAGCCTTTGTTCGCTTATTTCGCCTATTCCTTGGAGAGTGGTTTATCTTACTCGCTCTCGGATTTTTAATAACGGCGCTTTACATCATGATAAAACGAAAAAAACCGACTGTATGGAATCGACAATTAAGTGGGATGTATACCGTTGTGCTTGCCCTCGTCATCATTGCGCACGTAAGCTTGTTTAGACAATTATCAGTTGAGGGTACATTAGAAAGTGGATCGGTTATCCAAAGTACGTGGGCGTTATTTTGGCAAGAGCTTACAAGCGGTCAAACCGAAGACTTAGGTGGAGGAATGCTTGGCGCAGTAGGGTATGCCGTTAGCCATTTTCTATTTGACAATGCTGGAACATACTTACTTTGCTTAATGCTCGTTATAGTTGGAGCGATTTTAATATCTGGTCGTTCGTTAAGTGATATGATTGGCAAAGTTTATCGTCGGAGTTATTTATTTATTACTGATTTTATAAAATCAACATGGTCTGACTTCATTCAATGGAGAAGAGACGCGAAAGAAAAAATGGATGATGAGCGACGAGATAAACAAGCGCGGACAAAACAGAAGCATGAAGAGCCTGAACAAGAAACAAGAGACCCTGATCGATGGGACAGTAAACAAGAACCGGAAATTGTCGATTTTTCTCAGCGCGAACAACCAGCTGACGAAGTACCTGAGCAAGCAAGCACTGGTGCAAAAGAAAAAGCGGCTAATCAAGCAGTTTCTAGCGATCAGAGTAGTGAAGAAAAAGAACCGAATGAAATGGCGTTATTATCGACTGATTTGGTTAACGAAGCGCTATCGAACGAAGCCTATACATTACCGGAATTTGACTTATTACATACGCCCGTAAAGCCTGATCAGCTTTCGGAAAAACAACAATTAACGTCAAATGCTCGGAAGTTAGAGAAAACGTTGGAAAGTTTCGGAGTAAAAGTTCGTGTGACGAAAGTTCATTTAGGACCAGCGGTCACGAAATATGAAGTGAATCCAAATGTTGGAGTGAAAGTAAGTAAAATCGTAAACTTGGCAGATGACCTAGCGTTAGCATTAGCGGCAAAGGATATACGAATTGAAGCGCCGATACCAGGAAAGTCCGCAGTAGGGATTGAAGTACCGAACCAAGAAGTTGCCATTGTGTCGTTAAAAGAAGTGTTAAGTGGTTCAATGGAACGTCAACACGAAGTATTGTCGGTTGGACTTGGTAGAGATATTTCCGGCGAGCCAGTACTTGCACCATTAAACAAAATGCCCCATCTTCTCGTTGCCGGTGCAACTGGAAGTGGAAAAAGTGTATGCATTAACGGGATTATTACGAGTATATTGATGAAAGCAAAACCTCATGAAGTCAAATTGATGATGATTGACCCTAAAATGGTTGAATTAAATGTATACAACGGTATTCCTCATTTACTAACACCCGTTGTGACAGAACCGAAAAAAGCGTCGCAGGCGTTGAAAAAAGTTGTTGCTGAGATGGAACGACGCTATGATTTGTTTTCTCATTCAGGAACACGAAATTTGGAAGGCTATAATGAGTACATTAAGCGGCAAAACGAACAAAATGAAGCGAAACAACCAGAGTTGCCTTATATTGTTGTGATTGTCGATGAACTTGCTGATTTAATGATGGTTGCCTCTGGAGACGTAGAAGATTCGATTGCAAGACTTGCACAAATGGCGCGGGCAGCAGGCATACACATGATCATCGCCACCCAACGCCCTTCAGTCGACGTTATTACAGGGGTTATTAAAGCAAATATTCCTTCCAGAATTGCGTTTGGTGTGTCTTCTCAAACAGATTCACGAACAATTTTAGATTCAGGCGGGGCTGAAAAACTGCTTGGTCGTGGTGACATGCTTTATTTACCAATGGGCGCTACAAAACCAACACGGATACAAGGGGCCTTTTTATCAGATGATGAAGTCGAGAAGGTCGTCTCTTATGTCGTCTCGCAACAAAAAGCCCAATATGTAGAGGAAATGGAGCCTACAGCGGTTGAAACTCAAGCAAGTGCTCCAGAGGACGCTCTTTATAACGACGCAGTTGATCTCGTTATTGAAATTGGGACTGCATCCGTTTCGATGCTACAACGACGGTTTCGGATCGGGTATACACGAGCAGCTCGAATTGTCGATGAAATGGAAGCGCGAGGCGTTGTTGGTCCGTATGAAGGCAGTAAACCTAGAGAAGTACTGATTCAGAATAGATCTGATGAAGAGGCGACATCCTAA
- a CDS encoding DUF3243 domain-containing protein: MSVLDNWDHWKEFLGERLDQASHEGMNENIVSDVAYQVGEYLAEQVEPKNEQERVLAELWKVADEKEQHAIANMMVKLVGHK, from the coding sequence ATGTCTGTATTAGATAACTGGGATCATTGGAAAGAATTTTTAGGAGAACGTCTTGATCAAGCTTCACACGAAGGGATGAACGAGAATATTGTGAGCGATGTTGCTTACCAAGTCGGTGAGTATCTAGCGGAGCAAGTTGAGCCTAAAAATGAGCAAGAGCGTGTACTTGCTGAACTTTGGAAAGTGGCTGATGAGAAAGAGCAACACGCCATTGCAAACATGATGGTGAAACTAGTCGGTCATAAATAA